A stretch of Vigna angularis cultivar LongXiaoDou No.4 chromosome 4, ASM1680809v1, whole genome shotgun sequence DNA encodes these proteins:
- the LOC108330137 gene encoding disease resistance-like protein DSC1 isoform X1, with amino-acid sequence MSNNNSPQINYDVFVSFRGEDIRDGFLSHLTEAFDVKKINAFVDDKLEKGEELWPSLVEAIEGSSISLIIFSPDYASSPWCLKELVSILQCKEKYEQTVIPVFYHVKPTDVRHQSSDGYRKAFADHERKHNNEVQLWRDVFEKSAYLSGLESSKFRNDADLLKAIVDLVLRRFAKSLVNSKGLVGIDKRIADVESLIHRESEKTSLIGLWGMGGIGKTTLAEEVYNKLRSKYGGCYFLVNVREQLSRHGKDCLRNEIFSALLLRDVKIDTPNSLPEYIVRRIHRMKVLIVLDDVNDSDHIGDLLGALDNFGSGSIIIVTTRDEQVLKANKADEIYHLREFTSDEALELFNLNAFNQSVHQRQYDKLSKRIVHYAKGLPLILNVLAHRLHGKNEDVWESELDKLKKVLPTKVYDVIKLSYDDLDRKEKQIFLDLACFLCISSVKITTGYLKYLLKDGERDNSVVVALERLKDKALITFSKDNVVSMHDSIKEMAWEIVRQESPEDPGNRSRLWDPDDIYEAFKNDKVSEAIRSIQINLLTLKGKKLAPHIPKMSRLRFVEIHGEEDDHAYYGKFRAEEQGLQFSATEIRFLFWKCYALKSLPDIFSFEKIVILKLELGRTEKLWDGVQNLVNLKELDLTGSRSLKELPDLSKAKYIEVLCLGSCSGLTRLPSSFANHTQLLYLDISHCPEILTIPELPLSLETLYAGSCISLKTVFFHSTVVEQSKKNRKQVSFDNCMNLDEPSLEAIWLNARINVMKFAYQHLSAAKQDDFQNYNDYDKNYDSYQAFYGYPGSSVPEWLEYKSRKYSVIIDLSSAPPSPVYGFILCFVLLGELDKLKVNIVISDCEGKGVMDRVRVKLNCKFRNTFVNKWSSFESQKVVVMYDQKCSNFLNNIAKSLTRFKIMVRTATKDDGSFYSKRIMVGLSGFGVSIIRTSTYSSYMQQMELCDSMYHLR; translated from the exons ATGTCAAACAACAACTCACCTCAAATAAACTATGATGTTTTTGTTAGCTTCAGGGGTGAAGATATCCGCGATGGGTTCCTTAGCCATTTGACTGAGGCTTTTGATGTGAAGAAAATAAATGCCTTCGTAGATGATAAGCTTGAGAAGGGGGAAGAACTATGGCCATCACTCGTCGAAGCAATTGAAGGATCATCCATTTCTTTGATCATATTCTCACCAGACTATGCTTCTTCTCCTTGGTGTTTGAAAGAACTTGTGAGCATACTTCAATGCAAAGAGAAATATGAGCAAACTGTCATACCTGTTTTCTACCATGTAAAACCTACAGATGTACGACATCAATCATCTGATGGTTACAGAAAAGCATTCGCTGACCATGAGAGAAAACATAACAATGAGGTTCAACTCTGGAGAGATGTCTTCGAAAAGTCTGCTTATTTATCTGGACTTGAGTCATCAAAATTTCG AAATGATGCTGACCTGCTAAAAGCAATAGTGGATCTTGTGCTGAGGAGGTTTGCGAAATCCCTGGTTAACTCAAAAGGGCTTGTTGGAATTGATAAAAGAATTGCAGATGTAGAATCATTGATACACAGAGAGTCAGAGAAAACCAGTCTAATTGGACTTTGGGGTATGGGTGGTATTGGCAAGACAACCCTTGCAGAAGAAGTATATAACAAACTACGGTCTAAATATGGAGGTTGTTATTTTTTGGTCAATGTAAGAGAACAGTTAAGCAGACACGGAAAAGATTGTTTGAGGAATGAAATTTTTTCTGCGCTGTTGTTAAGAGATGTGAAAATTGACACGCCAAATTCACTGCCAGAATATATTGTTAGGAGAATTCACCGAATGAAGGTTCTCATTGTTCTTGATGATGTGAATGATTCAGATCACATAGGAGATCTTTTAGGAGCTCTTGACAATTTTGGATCAGGCAGTATCATAATTGTAACAACCAGAGATGAGCAAGTGCTTAAAGCTAATAAAGCTGATGAGATATACCATCTTAGAGAATTCACTTCGGATGAAGCTCTTGAACTTTTCAATCTGAATGCCTTTAACCAAAGTGTTCATCAAAGGCAGTACGATAAACTCTCAAAAAGGATTGTTCATTATGCCAAAGGCCTTCCACTAATTCTGAATGTTTTGGCTCATCGACTACATGGAAAGAATGAGGATGTATGGGAAAGTGAGCTAGACAAGCTTAAAAAAGTGCTTCCTACAAAAGTTTATGATGTTATAAAGCTGAGTTATGATGATTTAGATCGCAAAGAGAAACAGATTTTTCTTGATCTTGCATGTTTTCTTTGCATATCATCTGTGAAGATAACCACTGGCTATCTAAAATATTTACTGAAAGATGGTGAAAGAGATAATTCAGTGGTTGTTGCACTAGAAAGGCTTAAAGACAAAGCTCTTATAACATTTTCCAAAGATAATGTTGTAAGTATGCATGACAGTATAAAAGAAATGGCTTGGGAGATTGTTCGACAAGAGTCTCCTGAAGACCCTGGAAACCGCAGCCGGTTGTGGGATCCTGATGACATTTATGAAgcttttaaaaatgataag GTTAGTGAAGCCATCAGAAGCATACAAATTAACTTGTTAACACTGAAGGGGAAAAAGTTAGCGCCTCACATTCCTAAGATGAGCAGACTAAGGTTCGTGGAAATACATGGGGAAGAAGATGACCATGCTTACTACGGTAAATTTCGTGCTGAAGAGCAAGGGCTTCAATTTTCGGCAACTGAAATTAGATTTCTTTTTTGGAAATGTTACGCTCTAAAATCCTTGCCAgacatattttcttttgaaaagatTGTGATATTGAAATTGGAATTGGGTAGAACGGAAAAACTTTGGGATGGAGTGCAG AATCTGGTGAATTTAAAAGAACTTGACCTCACAGGCTCACGTAGCTTGAAAGAGCTGCCAGATTTATCAAAAGCCAAATATATTGAAGTACTGTGCCTCGGGAGTTGTTCCGGATTAACCAGGTTACCTTCATCCTTCGCCAACCATACACAATTGCTATATCTAGACATAAGCCATTGCCCGGAAATTCTAACAATACCAGAGCTTCCTCTTTCCCTAGAAACTCTATATGCTGGAAGCTGCATATCGTTAAAGACTGTATTCTTCCATTCTACGGTAGTTGAACAatcaaagaaaaacagaaagcaGGTTTCGTTCGACAATTGCATGAACTTGGATGAACCTTCTCTAGAGGCTATTTGGTTGAATGCACGAATCAACGTTATGAAATTTGCATACCAACACCTATCTGCGGCAAAGCAAGatgattttcaaaattacaaCGATTATGACAAGAATTATGATTCTTATCAAGCCTTTTACGGGTATCCAGGAAGCAGTGTTCCAGAATGGTTGGAGTacaagtcaagaaaatattctGTAATTATAGATCTCTCTTCTGCTCCACCTTCCCCTGTATATGGCTTCATTTTGTGCTTCGTACTCCTTGGAGAACTTGATAAGCTTAAAGTTAACATCGTTATAAGTGATTGTGAGGGTAAAGGTGTAATGGACAGAGTTAGAGTGAAACTAAATTGTAAGTTTAGGAAtacttttgtgaataagtgGAGCTCTTTTGAATCGCAGAAAGTGGTTGTGATGTACGACCAAAAATGTTCCAACTTCCTAAACAACATAGCTAAGAGTCTCACAAGGTTTAAAATCATGGTTAGAACGGCGACTAAAGACGATGGCAGCTTTTATAGTAAGAGGATTATGGTTGGATTAAGTGGATTCGGGGTGAGCATAATAAGAACATCGACATATAGCAGTTACATGCAACAAATGGAATTGTGTGACTCAATGTACCACTTACGTTGA
- the LOC108330137 gene encoding disease resistance protein RPV1 isoform X2, with protein MSNNNSPQINYDVFVSFRGEDIRDGFLSHLTEAFDVKKINAFVDDKLEKGEELWPSLVEAIEGSSISLIIFSPDYASSPWCLKELVSILQCKEKYEQTVIPVFYHVKPTDVRHQSSDGYRKAFADHERKHNNEVQLWRDVFEKSAYLSGLESSKFRNDADLLKAIVDLVLRRFAKSLVNSKGLVGIDKRIADVESLIHRESEKTSLIGLWGMGGIGKTTLAEEVYNKLRSKYGGCYFLVNVREQLSRHGKDCLRNEIFSALLLRDVKIDTPNSLPEYIVRRIHRMKVLIVLDDVNDSDHIGDLLGALDNFGSGSIIIVTTRDEQVLKANKADEIYHLREFTSDEALELFNLNAFNQSVHQRQYDKLSKRIVHYAKGLPLILNVLAHRLHGKNEDVWESELDKLKKVLPTKVYDVIKLSYDDLDRKEKQIFLDLACFLCISSVKITTGYLKYLLKDGERDNSVVVALERLKDKALITFSKDNVVSMHDSIKEMAWEIVRQESPEDPGNRSRLWDPDDIYEAFKNDKVSEAIRSIQINLLTLKGKKLAPHIPKMSRLRFVEIHGEEDDHAYYGKFRAEEQGLQFSATEIRFLFWKCYALKSLPDIFSFEKIVILKLELGRTEKLWDGVQNLVNLKELDLTGSRSLKELPDLSKAKYIEVLCLGSCSGLTRNSICWKLHIVKDCILPFYGS; from the exons ATGTCAAACAACAACTCACCTCAAATAAACTATGATGTTTTTGTTAGCTTCAGGGGTGAAGATATCCGCGATGGGTTCCTTAGCCATTTGACTGAGGCTTTTGATGTGAAGAAAATAAATGCCTTCGTAGATGATAAGCTTGAGAAGGGGGAAGAACTATGGCCATCACTCGTCGAAGCAATTGAAGGATCATCCATTTCTTTGATCATATTCTCACCAGACTATGCTTCTTCTCCTTGGTGTTTGAAAGAACTTGTGAGCATACTTCAATGCAAAGAGAAATATGAGCAAACTGTCATACCTGTTTTCTACCATGTAAAACCTACAGATGTACGACATCAATCATCTGATGGTTACAGAAAAGCATTCGCTGACCATGAGAGAAAACATAACAATGAGGTTCAACTCTGGAGAGATGTCTTCGAAAAGTCTGCTTATTTATCTGGACTTGAGTCATCAAAATTTCG AAATGATGCTGACCTGCTAAAAGCAATAGTGGATCTTGTGCTGAGGAGGTTTGCGAAATCCCTGGTTAACTCAAAAGGGCTTGTTGGAATTGATAAAAGAATTGCAGATGTAGAATCATTGATACACAGAGAGTCAGAGAAAACCAGTCTAATTGGACTTTGGGGTATGGGTGGTATTGGCAAGACAACCCTTGCAGAAGAAGTATATAACAAACTACGGTCTAAATATGGAGGTTGTTATTTTTTGGTCAATGTAAGAGAACAGTTAAGCAGACACGGAAAAGATTGTTTGAGGAATGAAATTTTTTCTGCGCTGTTGTTAAGAGATGTGAAAATTGACACGCCAAATTCACTGCCAGAATATATTGTTAGGAGAATTCACCGAATGAAGGTTCTCATTGTTCTTGATGATGTGAATGATTCAGATCACATAGGAGATCTTTTAGGAGCTCTTGACAATTTTGGATCAGGCAGTATCATAATTGTAACAACCAGAGATGAGCAAGTGCTTAAAGCTAATAAAGCTGATGAGATATACCATCTTAGAGAATTCACTTCGGATGAAGCTCTTGAACTTTTCAATCTGAATGCCTTTAACCAAAGTGTTCATCAAAGGCAGTACGATAAACTCTCAAAAAGGATTGTTCATTATGCCAAAGGCCTTCCACTAATTCTGAATGTTTTGGCTCATCGACTACATGGAAAGAATGAGGATGTATGGGAAAGTGAGCTAGACAAGCTTAAAAAAGTGCTTCCTACAAAAGTTTATGATGTTATAAAGCTGAGTTATGATGATTTAGATCGCAAAGAGAAACAGATTTTTCTTGATCTTGCATGTTTTCTTTGCATATCATCTGTGAAGATAACCACTGGCTATCTAAAATATTTACTGAAAGATGGTGAAAGAGATAATTCAGTGGTTGTTGCACTAGAAAGGCTTAAAGACAAAGCTCTTATAACATTTTCCAAAGATAATGTTGTAAGTATGCATGACAGTATAAAAGAAATGGCTTGGGAGATTGTTCGACAAGAGTCTCCTGAAGACCCTGGAAACCGCAGCCGGTTGTGGGATCCTGATGACATTTATGAAgcttttaaaaatgataag GTTAGTGAAGCCATCAGAAGCATACAAATTAACTTGTTAACACTGAAGGGGAAAAAGTTAGCGCCTCACATTCCTAAGATGAGCAGACTAAGGTTCGTGGAAATACATGGGGAAGAAGATGACCATGCTTACTACGGTAAATTTCGTGCTGAAGAGCAAGGGCTTCAATTTTCGGCAACTGAAATTAGATTTCTTTTTTGGAAATGTTACGCTCTAAAATCCTTGCCAgacatattttcttttgaaaagatTGTGATATTGAAATTGGAATTGGGTAGAACGGAAAAACTTTGGGATGGAGTGCAG AATCTGGTGAATTTAAAAGAACTTGACCTCACAGGCTCACGTAGCTTGAAAGAGCTGCCAGATTTATCAAAAGCCAAATATATTGAAGTACTGTGCCTCGGGAGTTGTTCCGGATTAACCAG AAACTCTATATGCTGGAAGCTGCATATCGTTAAAGACTGTATTCTTCCATTCTACGGTAGTTGA